AGGTGCCGACCCTGCCGCTTGTCGACATGGCGGTGCTCGCCGCCGCCGCGGGTGACGGCCTTGCGGCGAACGGGCTGCTCGAGCGGGTGGGTCTGCCCGCCGTGCGGGCGCGCATCGACGCACTCGGGCTCACGCGCACCGCACTCCTCGACCGGTTCCGCGACCACCGGGGGCCCGACGACGCCCCGCACTTCGCCCTGAGCTCGGCGCGCGACCTCGCGGAGATCTTCGCAGCTCTCGCCAACAGCCAGGCCGTGTCCCCCGCGGTCAGCGCGCAGGTGGCGGAGTGGCTCACCCTCAACCACGATCTGTCCCTCGTCGCCTCGGCCACGGGGCTCGACCCGTTCGCGCACGAGAGCGATGACCACGGACTGCTCTTCCTCAACAAGACCGGCCGCGACCGCGGCATCCGTGTCGAGGCCGGCGTGATCGCCGGACCCCGCGCCGGTGTCTCCTACGCCCTCATCGTGTGCTTCGACGACCTGTCGGTCATGCACCGCAGCCGTGCGCACGAGGCGTTCCGCACTCTCGGGGTGGAGCTGATGGAGTACGTGTACTGAGCCCGGTCGGTCACCCCTGCGGCGAGGACGCCTTCACGAGCGCCTCGATCTCGTCCGCGAGGTCGGCGACCGGGCGCCGGGCGTCGAGCTCGAGCGTCGCCGACCGACGGAGGAGGGGCTCGACCTCGATCGTGTATCGGCGGATCTCCTCCTGCTGAGCGGGCGTCTTGCCGTACGGGTTGTTCGCGCGCCGCGTGACCCGGTCGAGGAGCACGTCGATCGGTGCGCTGAGCAGGACCACCTGGGCGAACCGGTCGCGGAACACGCCCTGATTCTCAGCGGTGCCCGAGACCACGACGTCCTCATGCGTGGCGAGGA
The Microbacterium sp. SLBN-154 DNA segment above includes these coding regions:
- a CDS encoding shikimate kinase is translated as MARILITGMSGTGKSTVLAELARRGHLTVDTDYEGWTDGDGGPWEEERMTRLLATHEDVVVSGTAENQGVFRDRFAQVVLLSAPIDVLLDRVTRRANNPYGKTPAQQEEIRRYTIEVEPLLRRSATLELDARRPVADLADEIEALVKASSPQG
- a CDS encoding serine hydrolase, encoding MPIEPPSQGSSGPGFRREAEPLRGPRRGRARTSRRGGGGTRTFTTTLRALDAVAASGAQVSVRITDLDRGTTVLAGDDHVTQPVAGLGVVPLLIEVAAQFEGGTLDPLELFDRAGLAGIEGAGLWQHLKVPTLPLVDMAVLAAAAGDGLAANGLLERVGLPAVRARIDALGLTRTALLDRFRDHRGPDDAPHFALSSARDLAEIFAALANSQAVSPAVSAQVAEWLTLNHDLSLVASATGLDPFAHESDDHGLLFLNKTGRDRGIRVEAGVIAGPRAGVSYALIVCFDDLSVMHRSRAHEAFRTLGVELMEYVY